A DNA window from Mesorhizobium sp. C432A contains the following coding sequences:
- a CDS encoding sugar ABC transporter permease, producing the protein MSAVTVTVSKDAKAALGKPALRDEGARLGFRLTLPAQILVLFISVFPLLMQLYISVTDWSPLSGLGWWNAWEMWNSFANYTDLAADARFWSALRRTAIVMVLCVPVEFLLGLALATLFADDFPGKRIFYSILLMPMMVVPAVAGYMFFMLFQSGGPLNDILSALSGSRVTIAWLSDPTLALIAVIIADIWQWTPLMFLILLAGLVGVPQDQIKAATLLGANPWQRFVTIVLPKMKTIIIIALAIRVIENFKIFDTLYIMTGGGPGVATETISVYIYKVTTQDLIWGYVAAIALAILVVLSIVAVLAMKRMARARLVPA; encoded by the coding sequence ATGAGCGCGGTGACCGTGACTGTCTCGAAGGACGCAAAGGCCGCGCTTGGCAAGCCCGCGCTGCGGGACGAGGGAGCGCGGCTGGGATTCCGGCTGACGCTGCCGGCGCAGATCCTGGTGCTCTTCATCTCCGTCTTCCCGCTGCTGATGCAGCTCTACATCAGCGTCACCGACTGGTCGCCGCTATCCGGCCTGGGCTGGTGGAACGCATGGGAGATGTGGAACAGCTTCGCCAACTACACCGACCTTGCCGCCGATGCGCGCTTCTGGAGCGCGCTGAGGCGCACGGCCATCGTCATGGTCTTGTGCGTGCCTGTCGAATTCCTGCTTGGCCTGGCATTGGCGACGCTGTTCGCGGACGATTTTCCGGGCAAGCGGATCTTCTATTCGATCCTGCTGATGCCGATGATGGTGGTTCCGGCGGTGGCCGGCTACATGTTCTTCATGCTGTTCCAGTCGGGCGGGCCGCTGAACGACATCCTGTCGGCACTCAGCGGTTCCCGCGTCACCATCGCCTGGCTGTCTGACCCGACGCTGGCGCTGATCGCGGTGATCATCGCCGACATCTGGCAATGGACGCCGCTGATGTTCCTGATCCTGCTTGCCGGCCTGGTCGGCGTGCCGCAGGACCAGATCAAGGCGGCGACCCTGCTCGGCGCCAACCCGTGGCAGCGCTTCGTCACCATCGTGCTGCCGAAGATGAAGACGATCATCATCATCGCGCTGGCGATCCGTGTCATCGAGAACTTCAAGATCTTCGACACGCTCTACATCATGACCGGCGGCGGCCCCGGCGTCGCCACGGAGACGATCTCCGTCTACATCTACAAGGTCACGACGCAGGACCTGATCTGGGGCTATGTGGCGGCGATCGCGCTGGCCATCCTGGTCGTGCTTTCGATCGTTGCGGTATTGGCCATGAAGCGCATGGCGCGCGCAAGGCTGGTGCCGGCATGA
- a CDS encoding carbohydrate ABC transporter permease: MKRSVPFEIFRYAAIFAAMAVTLVPILWMVSMAFKPIAEWSATGADLTWWPKNPTLGNFQFVFGESNNNLIVALDRTALKPILSSLLSAVFGTAIAMSAGTAAAYGLSRFGSGQNLPLALIQLRLFPPMAVMIPVMIMWAFLNFTDSWFGLALIYGIVTLPFAFWLMKTFFDDMPREIEEAALVEGCSRLRVFTRITLPMMRAPLASAALFVFILNWSDYLIALLLTTREWVTIPIYMASLSSSMTGQLYGAKAALGVIAAVPPVIMGIAIQRHLVRGLTFGALKQ, from the coding sequence ATGAAGCGTTCCGTCCCCTTCGAGATATTCCGCTACGCCGCGATCTTCGCGGCGATGGCGGTGACGCTGGTGCCGATCCTGTGGATGGTGTCGATGGCCTTCAAGCCGATCGCCGAATGGTCGGCGACCGGCGCCGACCTGACATGGTGGCCGAAGAACCCGACGCTCGGCAATTTCCAGTTCGTCTTCGGTGAATCCAACAACAATCTGATCGTGGCGCTCGACCGCACCGCGCTGAAGCCGATCCTGTCGTCGCTGCTGTCGGCGGTGTTCGGCACGGCGATCGCGATGTCGGCGGGCACGGCTGCGGCCTACGGGCTGTCGCGTTTCGGCTCGGGCCAGAACCTGCCGCTGGCGCTGATCCAGCTCAGGCTGTTTCCGCCAATGGCGGTGATGATCCCGGTCATGATCATGTGGGCCTTCCTGAACTTCACCGACAGCTGGTTTGGCCTGGCGCTGATCTACGGCATCGTCACCCTGCCATTCGCTTTCTGGCTCATGAAGACCTTCTTCGACGACATGCCGCGCGAGATCGAGGAAGCGGCGCTTGTCGAAGGTTGTTCGCGGCTGCGCGTCTTCACGCGCATCACGCTGCCGATGATGCGCGCACCGCTGGCCAGCGCCGCCCTCTTCGTCTTCATCCTCAACTGGTCGGACTATCTGATCGCGCTGCTGCTGACGACGCGCGAATGGGTGACGATCCCCATCTACATGGCCTCGCTGTCCTCCTCGATGACCGGTCAACTCTATGGCGCCAAGGCCGCGCTCGGTGTTATCGCCGCGGTGCCGCCGGTCATCATGGGCATTGCCATCCAGCGCCATCTGGTGCGCGGGCTGACGTTCGGCGCGCTCAAGCAATGA
- a CDS encoding extracellular solute-binding protein → MSDLIRISRRGLLASGGKAAAFVAAAGIAPQFIRPGRAVAADALAPGMVGGPTGFKGAERYQYGADTPEGRAVEAAKALKGAGKAPAKIVLGLSDGSIGQLTQPFPAGAPSIKELWEKETGIQIEIVGLPNGQEFTKTMQDISTKRGAYDIYSTEWNRLGDLAETGGIAKLDDFVAQYKPEWDDPKTGYVDGAKGVSLLNKYRGSNYGVSLDGDFQTWVYRTDLFGDAAEQKAFKDKFGYDLAPPKTWKQHSDIAGFFQRPDKGLFGSTDLRNQGWGYTNWYQRYVSMASPNQFLFGDDGKPLINSEHGIAATNEYVGSLVHHSPDAISWGWPEQYGNFAKGGAAMTCAFSNLPKFLDNAGNKDSAVTGKIGSMLPPGREVDGKLISRSVLWFSLTGMVSSQSKNQEVAYLLLQWLGSARIYAWMSANPGGYLDPFRLSDFSDPLVRQTYHAYHIDVVRETVARTVPTINYPGATAFHNALDENLMASLTKAKTAEQAMADTEAEWKKIARRIGEDKLLEAIRTNKEAWPTVLDPIS, encoded by the coding sequence ATGTCTGATTTGATCCGCATATCGCGACGCGGCTTGTTGGCGTCCGGAGGAAAGGCCGCGGCGTTCGTGGCTGCGGCCGGTATCGCACCGCAATTCATCCGTCCCGGCCGTGCCGTTGCGGCCGACGCGCTGGCGCCAGGCATGGTCGGCGGCCCCACCGGTTTCAAGGGCGCAGAGCGCTATCAATATGGCGCCGACACGCCGGAAGGCCGTGCCGTTGAGGCGGCCAAGGCCTTGAAGGGAGCTGGCAAGGCACCGGCCAAGATCGTGCTTGGCCTGTCGGATGGCTCGATTGGCCAACTCACACAGCCTTTCCCTGCGGGTGCGCCGTCGATCAAGGAGCTGTGGGAAAAGGAGACCGGCATCCAGATCGAGATCGTCGGCCTGCCGAACGGCCAGGAATTCACCAAGACGATGCAGGACATCTCCACCAAGCGTGGGGCCTATGACATCTACTCGACGGAATGGAACCGCCTCGGCGACCTTGCCGAGACCGGCGGCATCGCCAAGCTCGACGACTTCGTCGCCCAGTACAAGCCCGAATGGGACGATCCCAAGACCGGCTATGTCGACGGCGCCAAGGGCGTGTCGCTGCTCAACAAATATCGCGGGTCCAACTATGGCGTGTCGCTGGACGGCGACTTCCAGACCTGGGTCTACCGCACCGACCTGTTCGGCGACGCTGCCGAGCAGAAGGCGTTCAAGGACAAATTCGGCTACGATCTGGCGCCGCCGAAGACCTGGAAGCAGCACAGTGACATCGCGGGCTTCTTCCAGCGGCCCGACAAGGGCCTGTTCGGCTCCACCGACCTGCGCAACCAGGGCTGGGGCTACACCAACTGGTATCAGCGCTATGTCTCGATGGCATCGCCCAACCAGTTCCTGTTCGGCGACGACGGCAAGCCGCTGATCAATTCCGAGCACGGCATTGCCGCCACCAACGAATATGTCGGCTCGCTGGTTCATCACTCGCCGGACGCGATCTCCTGGGGCTGGCCGGAGCAGTATGGAAATTTCGCCAAGGGCGGCGCGGCGATGACCTGCGCCTTCTCGAACCTGCCGAAATTCCTCGACAATGCCGGCAACAAGGATTCTGCCGTCACCGGCAAGATCGGCTCGATGCTGCCGCCCGGCCGCGAAGTCGACGGCAAGCTGATCAGCCGTTCCGTGCTGTGGTTCTCGCTGACCGGCATGGTCTCGTCTCAGTCGAAAAACCAGGAGGTCGCCTACCTCTTGCTGCAGTGGCTGGGCTCCGCCCGCATCTATGCCTGGATGAGCGCCAATCCGGGCGGCTATCTCGATCCGTTCCGGCTCTCGGATTTCTCCGATCCGCTGGTGCGCCAGACCTACCACGCCTACCACATCGACGTGGTGCGCGAGACCGTCGCCCGCACGGTGCCGACGATCAACTATCCCGGCGCCACCGCCTTCCACAACGCATTGGACGAAAACCTGATGGCGTCGCTGACCAAAGCCAAGACAGCGGAACAGGCGATGGCCGACACGGAAGCGGAGTGGAAGAAGATCGCCCGCCGCATCGGCGAGGACAAATTGCTCGAAGCCATCAGGACGAACAAGGAGGCCTGGCCGACTGTTCTCGACCCGATCAGCTGA
- a CDS encoding LacI family DNA-binding transcriptional regulator has product MRSTLTDIAREAGVSAATVDRVLNNRPGVRARTREIVLEMAQRLGYIAEGPNGAPPRPSPGEVIRLDFALPAGTNSFIKMLHRHIEAQALARPDLDVHIATIEGFNPDRLARLLQELRGQTQGVGVIALDHPTVREAIRSLSANDVKVVTIASDILHVPRVAYIGIDNRAAGRLAGYLLNRFMGSERPSKVALFAGSLSYRGHEEREMGFRHILTEESPNLKIVEMREMLDDREKAYSEASALLDRHPDLAAIYNVGAGNTGIARALKERGRAKDILFLGHEVTDGTKELLLDGTLDAVIDQNPRVEAREALNILSHSVRHLNYEPHQPRLQVIFKENIPEI; this is encoded by the coding sequence GTGCGTTCCACCTTGACTGACATAGCCCGGGAAGCCGGCGTTTCCGCCGCCACCGTCGACCGCGTGCTGAACAACAGGCCCGGTGTGCGGGCGCGCACGCGTGAGATCGTGCTCGAAATGGCGCAGCGCCTCGGCTACATCGCGGAGGGCCCGAACGGAGCGCCGCCCAGGCCCTCACCTGGAGAGGTCATTCGTCTCGACTTCGCTCTGCCGGCCGGCACCAATTCCTTCATCAAGATGCTGCATCGACACATCGAGGCGCAGGCCCTAGCGCGCCCCGATCTCGACGTCCACATCGCCACCATAGAGGGCTTCAACCCCGACCGGCTCGCCCGCCTGCTGCAAGAATTGCGTGGACAGACACAAGGCGTCGGCGTGATCGCGCTCGATCATCCAACGGTGCGCGAGGCGATCCGCTCGCTGTCAGCCAATGACGTCAAGGTGGTGACCATCGCCTCCGACATCCTGCATGTTCCGAGAGTGGCCTATATCGGCATCGACAACCGCGCCGCGGGGCGGCTGGCCGGCTATCTGCTCAACCGCTTCATGGGATCGGAACGCCCAAGCAAGGTGGCGCTGTTCGCCGGCTCGCTGTCCTATCGCGGCCATGAGGAACGCGAGATGGGATTCCGGCACATCTTGACCGAGGAGTCGCCCAATCTCAAGATCGTCGAGATGCGCGAAATGCTGGATGACCGAGAGAAGGCTTATTCGGAAGCATCAGCGCTTCTGGACCGGCACCCCGATCTTGCCGCGATCTACAATGTCGGCGCCGGCAACACCGGCATCGCTCGGGCGCTCAAGGAGCGTGGACGCGCCAAAGACATTCTCTTTCTCGGCCACGAGGTGACAGACGGCACCAAGGAACTTTTGTTGGATGGGACGCTCGATGCGGTCATAGATCAAAATCCGCGCGTCGAGGCGCGGGAAGCGCTCAACATTTTAAGCCACTCCGTCAGGCACCTGAACTATGAACCGCATCAACCACGACTTCAGGTCATCTTCAAAGAGAATATACCTGAAATCTGA